In Corvus moneduloides isolate bCorMon1 chromosome 3, bCorMon1.pri, whole genome shotgun sequence, one DNA window encodes the following:
- the KCNF1 gene encoding potassium voltage-gated channel subfamily F member 1, with product MAGDSRFPDVDTDGSEKSEEMEIVVNVGGVRQVFYGDNLNQYPETRLAELVNCLSGGYDSIFSLCDDYDPGKREFYFDRDPDAFKCIIDVYYFGEIHMKKGICPICFKNEMEFWKVDLKFLDDCCKAHLSEKKEELEEIARRVQLILDDLGVDASESRWKRCQKCIWKFLEKPESSYPARVIAVLSFLFILISSVVMCVGTIPDLQVVDAEGNRMEHPTLDSIETACIGWFTMEYVLRLISSPNKLHFALSFMNIVDVLAILPFYVSLTLTHLGAKLMELSNVQQAVQALRIMRIARIFKLARHSSGLQTLTYALKRSFKELGLLLMYLAVGIFVFSALGYTMEQSHPETLFKSIPQSFWWAIITMTTVGYGDIYPKTTLGKLNAAISFLCGVIAIALPIHPIINNFVRYYNKQRVLETAAKHELELMELNSAEGKATGSRNELEDFSREGKDGPFYSSRIKVSHSDTFIHLLSEEKHYRTRLQSCK from the coding sequence ATGGCAGGTGACTCTAGGTTTCCAGATGTGGACACTGATGGAtcagaaaaaagtgaagaaatggAGATTGTAGTCAATGTTGGTGGAGTAAGGCAGGTGTTCTACGGAGATAACCTGAATCAGTACCCAGAAACACGGCTGGCAGAGCTGGTCAATTGTTTATCAGGGGGGTACGATAGCATATTCTCCCTCTGTGATGACTATGATCCTGGAAAGAGAGAGTTTTACTTTGACAGAGATCCAGATGCTTTCAAATGCATTATTGACGTGTACTACTTTGGGGAAATTCACATGAAGAAAGGAATATGCCCCATATGTTTCAAGAATGAAATGGAATTTTGGAAAGTGGATCTGAAATTTTTGGATGACTGCTGCAAGGCTCACCTaagtgaaaaaaaggaggaacTGGAAGAAATAGCCCGAAGGGTGCAACTCATTCTGGATGACTTGGGAGTAGATGCCTCAGAAAGTCGCTGGAAAAGGTGCCAAAAATGCATCTGGAAATTTCTGGAGAAGCCAGAATCGTCCTATCCAGCTAGAGTGATTGCTGTACTGtcctttctgtttattttgatCTCCTCTGTTGTGATGTGCGTGGGGACCATCCCGGACTTGCAGGTCGTAGATGCAGAGGGGAATCGTATGGAGCACCCGACCCTGGACAGCATCGAGACCGCCTGCATAGGCTGGTTTACCATGGAGTATGTGCTGAGGCTGATCTCCTCTCCCAACAAGCTCCACTTTGCCCTTTCTTTCATGAACATTGTCGATGTGCTAGCAATACTTCCTTTCTatgtcagcctgaccttgacCCACCTGGGAGCCAAGCTGATGGAGCTGAGCAATGTCCAGCAGGCAGTCCAGGCACTGCGCATCATGAGGATCGCAAGGATTTTCAAGCTTGCACGGCATTCCTCAGGGCTCCAGACCCTAACCTATGCCCTGAAACGCAGCTTTAAGGAGCTTGGGCTGCTCCTCATGTACTTAGCTGTTGGAATCTTTGTCTTTTCTGCCCTAGGTTATACCATGGAGCAAAGTCACCCTGaaactttatttaaaagcatCCCTCAGTCATTTTGGTGGGCAATCATTACCATGACCACAGTTGGATATGGAGACATTTACCCTAAAACAACACTAGGAAAACTGAATGCTGCCATCAGTTTTCTTTGTGGAGTGATAGCGATTGCcctccccatccatcccatcaTTAACAACTTTGTAAGGTATTACAACAAACAGAGAGTTTTAGAAACAGCTGCCAAACATGAATTGGAGCTGATGGAGCTAAACTCTGCTGAGGGGAAAGCCACAGGCTCCAGAAATGAACTAGAGGATTTTTCAAGGGAAGGCAAAGACGGTCCTTTTTATAGCAGCCGGATAAAAGTCTCCCACAGTGACACCTTTATTCATCTCCTGTCAGAAGAGAAACACTATAGGACCAGGCTTCAAAGCTGCAAATAA